The Zobellia alginiliquefaciens genome contains a region encoding:
- a CDS encoding DUF6428 family protein, whose product MKLSQIKSELSKLDKIAFQLPNGELVPNHFHVTEVGKITKNFIDCGGTVRNEEVVNFQLWNADDYDHRLHPEKLVHIIELSEKTLGIGDLEIEVEYQGDTIGKFGLDFDGTNFLLTTKQTDCLAKDNCGIPAEKPKLQFSSLSQGSSCDPKSGCC is encoded by the coding sequence ATGAAATTATCACAGATTAAATCAGAGCTTTCAAAATTAGACAAAATAGCATTTCAATTACCTAACGGAGAGTTAGTACCTAACCATTTTCATGTAACGGAGGTGGGTAAAATCACCAAGAACTTTATTGATTGTGGCGGTACGGTTAGAAATGAAGAGGTTGTAAACTTTCAACTTTGGAATGCAGATGACTACGATCATAGATTACACCCAGAGAAATTAGTCCATATTATAGAGCTTTCTGAAAAAACCTTAGGTATAGGCGATTTGGAAATTGAAGTGGAATACCAAGGAGACACTATCGGTAAATTTGGATTGGATTTTGACGGAACCAACTTTCTGTTAACTACCAAACAAACAGATTGTTTAGCCAAAGACAATTGTGGTATTCCTGCCGAGAAGCCAAAATTACAATTTTCGAGTTTAAGCCAAGGAAGTTCATGTGACCCAAAAAGTGGTTGTTGTTAA
- a CDS encoding ArsR/SmtB family transcription factor, giving the protein MGLAKTEIFSDVQNEIALYAKVFGHPARVSILQHLFKIDTCVCGDLVNEIGLAQPTISQHLKELKNLGLIQGTVEGTSVCYCIHKENWTKMKNVMFEFLDQDISKSDCC; this is encoded by the coding sequence ATGGGACTTGCCAAAACCGAAATATTTTCAGACGTTCAAAATGAAATTGCACTATATGCAAAAGTCTTTGGGCACCCGGCAAGAGTCTCTATTTTACAACATTTGTTTAAAATAGATACATGCGTTTGCGGAGATTTGGTTAATGAAATAGGCCTAGCACAACCTACAATTTCTCAACATTTAAAAGAACTTAAAAATTTAGGGCTTATACAGGGTACGGTTGAAGGCACCAGTGTTTGCTATTGTATTCATAAGGAAAATTGGACTAAAATGAAAAATGTAATGTTTGAGTTCTTGGATCAAGATATATCCAAATCCGATTGTTGCTAA
- a CDS encoding DUF6929 family protein, with protein MKLLIISLFLTLATTCNRQSLELEVTNTKLLQDVPSASGITKGGNNFYVVGDDSPYLFEVKGDGEILNKTAIYSTALLEGNRLDKVKKPDFEALETINNNEILAFGSGAKSPERDIFLHIYTKDSVSVKTYQITEFYDNLRKHSILKDAHLNIEGVALYHKNIYLFNRGKNVIFNFVYSDLLDFLENRKPFPAFTTMAYELPKIDGYQSGFSGATILEDENLVIFTASVEKTGTAYNDGEIAGSFIGVIPIVNGTFSKQYRVAPIPNSDEPLKVESVTVANKIAHNKFEVALVTDDDKGNSLRLNCLLKL; from the coding sequence ATGAAACTCCTCATTATTTCTTTATTTCTTACCCTCGCAACTACATGCAATAGGCAGTCCCTAGAACTGGAAGTCACCAATACTAAATTACTACAAGACGTCCCCAGTGCTTCCGGTATTACCAAGGGCGGTAATAATTTTTATGTTGTAGGCGACGACTCCCCGTACCTCTTTGAAGTAAAGGGTGACGGAGAAATATTAAATAAGACAGCAATTTATTCTACCGCATTATTAGAGGGAAACCGGCTTGACAAAGTTAAAAAACCAGATTTTGAAGCTTTGGAAACTATAAACAACAATGAAATACTTGCCTTTGGATCAGGAGCAAAATCGCCAGAACGAGATATTTTTTTACATATTTACACCAAAGATAGTGTGAGCGTAAAAACCTATCAAATTACTGAATTCTATGATAACTTAAGAAAACATAGTATTCTTAAAGACGCGCATTTAAATATTGAAGGTGTAGCTCTATATCATAAAAATATTTACCTTTTTAATCGAGGAAAAAACGTGATTTTCAATTTTGTTTATTCCGATTTACTTGATTTTCTAGAAAACAGGAAACCTTTTCCTGCATTTACTACCATGGCTTATGAATTGCCAAAGATAGATGGGTATCAATCCGGATTTTCAGGTGCCACTATTCTAGAAGATGAGAATTTGGTAATCTTTACCGCTTCGGTAGAAAAAACGGGTACAGCCTATAACGACGGAGAAATAGCAGGGAGTTTCATTGGAGTAATCCCAATAGTTAACGGTACTTTTTCAAAACAATATAGGGTGGCCCCTATTCCCAATTCAGATGAACCCCTAAAGGTAGAATCGGTTACAGTAGCCAACAAAATAGCTCACAACAAGTTTGAAGTTGCTTTAGTTACAGATGATGATAAGGGAAATTCACTACGGCTAAACTGTTTGCTGAAATTATAG
- a CDS encoding GNAT family N-acetyltransferase translates to MYLDSFETDRLELRATTQDDADFLYQLLNSPSWLKYIGDRKIYSTAHAEAYINTRITPQFKRLGFGNYTITRKSDGVKMGSCGLYDREGLSTIDIGYALLPEYAKNGYAFEAALKLKEMAFSTFELEKLCAITSKDNIASQKLLSKLGLESKETITLPGDTIELMLYTINKTNS, encoded by the coding sequence ATGTATTTAGATAGTTTTGAAACAGACCGCTTAGAATTAAGGGCCACAACACAAGATGACGCAGACTTCCTATACCAATTATTAAATTCACCTAGCTGGCTCAAATATATTGGTGATAGAAAAATATACAGTACGGCACATGCCGAAGCTTATATCAACACCAGAATAACGCCTCAATTTAAAAGGCTAGGTTTTGGCAACTATACGATTACCCGAAAATCCGATGGTGTAAAAATGGGGTCTTGCGGTCTTTATGATAGGGAAGGACTCTCTACAATTGACATAGGTTACGCCCTTCTACCTGAATATGCCAAAAATGGGTATGCTTTTGAAGCCGCGCTGAAGTTGAAAGAAATGGCATTCTCTACCTTTGAACTAGAAAAATTATGTGCCATTACCTCAAAGGATAACATAGCTTCCCAAAAACTGCTGTCCAAATTAGGCCTTGAATCCAAAGAAACGATCACGTTACCGGGTGACACTATTGAATTAATGCTCTATACTATCAATAAAACAAACTCCTAA
- a CDS encoding DUF4337 family protein, with protein sequence MSKNNKIENRGGVIIIILVAMLAVMKVVNSNLEEKIARANYKHVSYSSWYNAKSIKQILKENQRDYLESLRGTGLVAEDKLEQLDFRIDVTDDLIRKYEEEKTEILLGSNNIARSAWSQDLNGEMGKIVGLRSWEDISLKTRSLVTQIDIGILFLQISILFGVLGLIINENKKLQQVFTLFMIGVGFIGLAVCFYGYYAIL encoded by the coding sequence ATGTCTAAAAATAATAAAATAGAGAATAGAGGAGGGGTAATAATTATAATTCTTGTGGCAATGTTGGCCGTTATGAAAGTGGTTAATAGTAATCTAGAAGAAAAGATTGCACGTGCCAATTACAAACATGTAAGTTATTCCAGTTGGTATAATGCAAAAAGTATCAAACAAATTTTAAAAGAAAACCAACGAGATTATCTAGAGTCTTTGCGTGGTACAGGATTAGTGGCAGAAGATAAACTAGAGCAGTTAGATTTTAGAATAGATGTGACCGATGACCTTATTCGGAAATATGAAGAGGAAAAGACCGAAATTTTGTTGGGCTCAAATAATATAGCTCGGTCTGCATGGTCTCAGGATTTAAACGGTGAAATGGGCAAAATTGTTGGTCTGCGGTCTTGGGAAGACATAAGTCTAAAGACTAGAAGTTTGGTTACACAAATAGATATTGGTATCCTATTTCTTCAAATCAGCATTTTATTTGGCGTTTTAGGACTTATTATCAATGAAAATAAAAAGCTGCAACAGGTTTTTACTTTATTTATGATAGGCGTTGGATTTATAGGTCTAGCAGTTTGTTTTTATGGATACTACGCAATTCTATAA
- a CDS encoding MBL fold metallo-hydrolase: MKNFKKQFGAKSTDSDIKLYSQSKNWKKGKFLNLEETSMSISFWEIPKLLYKQFTDKEKREPAKPIPVTPFNKAAFLSDDIEFKYIWYGHSVILMRLNGKTILIDPMLGPNASPIAPFKTKRFSENTLSLIDDFPEVDLMLISHDHYDHLDYDSIKRLKSKTKEYFVALGVKRHLVSWGIDPELITEFDWWNDATYSDIKITFTPSRHFSGRGLTDRAKSLWGGWTFKTQNHNIWFSGDGGYGKHFKEIGEKLGPFDFGFMEDGQYNEKWHQIHMYPEESVQAAIDAKAKKAMPVHWAGFALAQHDWTEPAENFKIAAQEKGLDVAFPQLGELCSLKDDNDTSWW; encoded by the coding sequence ATGAAAAACTTTAAAAAACAGTTCGGAGCAAAGTCAACGGATTCTGATATTAAACTTTACAGTCAATCCAAAAATTGGAAAAAAGGCAAGTTTCTTAATCTTGAAGAAACAAGTATGTCTATCAGTTTTTGGGAGATTCCCAAACTGTTGTACAAACAGTTTACCGATAAGGAAAAAAGAGAACCTGCAAAACCCATACCGGTTACTCCTTTTAATAAAGCAGCTTTCTTATCGGACGATATTGAATTTAAATACATCTGGTACGGCCACTCCGTTATATTAATGCGTCTGAACGGCAAAACCATTTTGATAGACCCCATGCTGGGCCCGAACGCCTCCCCTATTGCTCCTTTCAAAACGAAACGTTTTTCGGAAAATACCTTAAGTTTAATCGATGATTTTCCTGAGGTAGACCTTATGCTGATTAGCCACGACCATTATGACCATCTTGATTATGACAGTATCAAAAGATTAAAAAGCAAAACAAAAGAATATTTTGTAGCCCTGGGTGTAAAACGCCACTTGGTCAGTTGGGGAATAGACCCTGAATTAATTACCGAATTTGACTGGTGGAATGACGCTACCTATTCGGACATAAAAATTACCTTCACCCCCAGTAGACATTTCTCTGGTCGTGGCCTAACCGATAGGGCAAAATCACTTTGGGGAGGGTGGACCTTCAAAACACAAAACCATAATATCTGGTTTAGTGGAGATGGTGGTTATGGGAAACACTTCAAAGAAATTGGAGAGAAATTAGGGCCATTTGATTTTGGTTTTATGGAAGATGGCCAGTATAACGAGAAATGGCATCAGATACATATGTATCCTGAAGAAAGCGTTCAAGCCGCAATAGATGCCAAGGCTAAAAAAGCTATGCCGGTACATTGGGCAGGATTTGCCCTGGCCCAACATGATTGGACGGAACCTGCGGAAAATTTCAAAATTGCCGCTCAAGAAAAGGGGTTGGACGTTGCTTTTCCCCAATTGGGAGAATTATGTTCGCTTAAGGATGATAATGATACGTCTTGGTGGTAA
- a CDS encoding M14 metallopeptidase family protein: MKLLVSFFALCICLSVSAQELKSPSEFLGHELGTQFTRHHRVIDYYKHLSESASEMVQLEYYGQTYESRPLALAYISSAENIKNLEKIRLEHLKNTDGDGSPTIAIVWMSYNVHGNESVGTEASMKTVYELLTEKTEYLKNTIVIVDPCVNPDGRERYVNWFYQFKNGPSTVDPNSKEHHEPWLNGRPNHYMFDLNRDWAWLTQVESQQRIKKYNKWLPHVHVDFHEQGVDNPYYFAPAAEPFHEVITDFQREFQTTVGKNHAKYFDANGWFYFTKEVFDLLYPSYGDTYPTYNGSIGMTYEQGGSGSAGLGVISSIGDTLTLKDRILHHHTTGLSTLEVASQNAIRLNEEFKKFYRPKDYKYKSYVLNGPNDKLNVLTQLLEAHEIKYGWANTKTSKGFNYSTGKNGQIKTSNHSLVIDTDQKKGTLVKVLFEPNTKLTDSLTYDITAWSLPYAYGLEAIASETKVNADLDSGNIMKTASNHYTNNAYAFIAEWNSFNDAQFLADLLKNDIKTRYAKVPFVLDGVSYDRGTLIITKADNKNTPDFLNTLSALATKHKQVLNSTDTGFVEDGKDFGSASVQPLKEMKVAILSGKPTSTLNFGEIWHFFEQQLNYPATILDSDYFKNIDLAQYDILILPDGNYKKFLNESRMTELKDWINEGGKLIALSGALKTLSKEDKFQLKAKQNETDSTTVIPVYDHNQRNQIKNEITGAIFKTKVDYTHPLAYGYGDSYFSLKLGGAAYNYLETGTVAYLDLDNTIPVSGFAGSDAQAKIGETLIFGVEKYGKGELVYLVDNPLFRGFWENGKLLFANALFMVN, translated from the coding sequence ATGAAGTTATTAGTATCCTTTTTTGCACTTTGCATTTGTCTTTCCGTTTCAGCACAAGAATTAAAATCGCCTTCTGAATTTTTAGGTCATGAACTTGGCACCCAATTTACCCGTCACCATAGAGTAATAGACTATTATAAGCACCTTTCAGAATCAGCATCCGAAATGGTACAACTAGAATACTACGGACAAACCTACGAAAGCAGGCCCTTGGCCTTAGCGTATATTTCTTCGGCTGAAAACATTAAAAACCTAGAAAAAATTCGCCTGGAACATCTAAAAAACACAGATGGTGATGGCAGCCCTACCATAGCAATCGTCTGGATGAGCTACAATGTACATGGCAATGAAAGTGTAGGTACGGAAGCCTCTATGAAAACGGTTTATGAACTGCTGACCGAAAAAACCGAATACCTTAAAAATACAATTGTAATTGTAGACCCATGTGTAAACCCAGATGGCCGTGAACGTTACGTAAACTGGTTTTATCAATTTAAAAACGGACCAAGTACGGTAGACCCTAATAGTAAAGAGCATCATGAACCGTGGTTAAACGGAAGACCAAATCATTATATGTTTGATCTAAACAGAGATTGGGCATGGTTAACACAAGTGGAAAGTCAACAAAGAATTAAAAAGTATAACAAATGGCTGCCCCACGTACATGTAGATTTTCATGAGCAAGGCGTTGACAATCCCTATTATTTTGCTCCCGCTGCGGAACCATTTCATGAGGTTATAACAGATTTTCAAAGAGAATTTCAGACAACTGTTGGCAAAAATCATGCAAAATATTTTGATGCCAACGGGTGGTTTTACTTTACCAAAGAGGTTTTTGACTTGCTCTATCCCAGCTATGGAGACACTTACCCAACCTATAACGGGAGTATTGGCATGACCTACGAGCAAGGCGGTAGCGGCAGTGCCGGTTTAGGAGTTATTAGCAGTATTGGCGACACCCTTACTTTAAAGGATAGAATTCTGCACCACCACACCACTGGACTTTCAACGCTTGAAGTTGCATCACAAAATGCGATACGGTTAAACGAAGAGTTCAAAAAATTCTATCGCCCCAAAGATTATAAATACAAAAGCTATGTTTTAAATGGGCCCAATGATAAGTTGAACGTTCTGACGCAATTACTGGAAGCACATGAAATTAAATATGGCTGGGCAAATACTAAAACTTCCAAAGGCTTTAACTACAGTACCGGAAAAAATGGTCAAATAAAAACATCCAACCATAGTTTGGTCATAGATACGGACCAGAAAAAAGGAACGTTGGTAAAGGTACTTTTTGAGCCTAATACCAAACTTACGGATTCTCTAACGTATGATATAACCGCCTGGTCCCTACCCTACGCCTACGGACTTGAGGCTATAGCCTCAGAAACAAAGGTAAATGCCGATTTAGATTCCGGAAACATTATGAAGACCGCTTCCAACCACTATACCAATAACGCTTATGCCTTTATTGCGGAATGGAACAGCTTTAACGATGCGCAATTTTTAGCAGACCTTCTTAAAAACGACATTAAAACAAGATATGCCAAAGTACCATTTGTGCTAGATGGAGTTTCATATGATCGTGGCACACTCATTATTACAAAAGCAGATAATAAGAACACACCAGATTTCTTAAACACCCTTTCTGCGTTAGCTACTAAACACAAACAGGTTTTAAACTCTACCGACACCGGTTTTGTTGAAGATGGAAAAGATTTTGGTTCTGCTTCGGTACAGCCATTGAAAGAAATGAAAGTCGCTATACTTTCAGGCAAACCTACTTCTACCTTAAATTTTGGTGAAATCTGGCACTTTTTTGAACAGCAATTAAATTATCCTGCTACTATATTGGACTCCGATTATTTCAAAAACATCGACCTTGCCCAATATGACATACTCATTCTACCAGATGGTAATTATAAAAAATTCCTCAATGAAAGCAGAATGACCGAACTCAAGGATTGGATCAATGAAGGGGGAAAATTAATTGCTCTAAGCGGTGCTTTAAAAACACTCTCTAAAGAAGATAAGTTTCAATTGAAAGCAAAGCAAAACGAAACAGATAGCACCACAGTTATTCCTGTTTATGATCACAACCAAAGGAATCAAATCAAAAATGAAATTACGGGTGCTATTTTTAAGACCAAAGTAGACTATACACACCCTTTGGCATACGGCTACGGCGACTCCTATTTTAGCTTAAAATTAGGAGGTGCCGCTTACAACTATCTTGAAACAGGTACTGTAGCATATCTAGACCTTGATAATACGATTCCCGTTTCTGGATTTGCCGGTAGTGATGCTCAAGCCAAGATTGGAGAAACCTTAATTTTTGGTGTTGAAAAATACGGTAAAGGTGAGTTGGTTTATTTGGTTGATAATCCTTTGTTCAGAGGTTTTTGGGAAAATGGAAAACTACTTTTTGCCAATGCTCTTTTCATGGTCAACTAA
- the bshC gene encoding bacillithiol biosynthesis cysteine-adding enzyme BshC: protein MDIDCLPFYRTGYFSEFICDYLAEKPQVQNFYNRFPNLKNFEAQIAEKATSFPDENREILYDALQLQYKGFKVGNETQTHLKKLKEPITFTIVTGHQLNLFTGPLYFLYKIVSTINLTKELKKAYPKYNFVPVYWMATEDHDFEEINYFNFRGKKLKWNKNASGAVGHLDTKGLDEIFEAFSNQIGNSTNAIALKQLFEKSYLEHDNLADATRYLANELFGSEGLVIVDGDDKSLKSLLVPYAEKDIFDNLAHKKVSETVTEFDALDQNYGVQVNPREINYFYLKDGLRERIVGQDDTYFINDTEIHFTKEELQKELKEHPERFSPNVIARPLYQEVILPNLCYIGGGGEIAYWLELKAMFEAMQVPFPVLLLRNSVLIITEKQTEKLIKMNLSVKDLFLKQSSFINKKIREISNIDIDFSAQKQLLEEQFKGMYELAEQTDASFLGAVKAQEVKQKKGLDHLEKRLLQAQKRKLKDHVLRMTEIQNELFPNKSLQERNVNFSELYLELGENLVPMLLDTLQPLQQEFTIIKT, encoded by the coding sequence ATGGATATTGACTGTTTACCCTTTTACAGGACCGGCTATTTTTCGGAATTTATTTGTGATTATCTTGCCGAAAAACCTCAAGTACAAAACTTTTATAATAGGTTTCCGAACCTAAAGAATTTTGAAGCGCAAATAGCTGAAAAGGCTACCAGTTTCCCTGATGAAAACAGAGAAATTCTTTATGATGCATTGCAATTGCAATACAAGGGGTTTAAGGTTGGCAATGAAACCCAAACACACCTTAAGAAACTTAAGGAACCTATCACTTTTACTATTGTTACAGGGCATCAGCTTAATCTGTTTACTGGGCCTTTGTATTTTTTATATAAAATAGTTTCCACTATAAACCTGACGAAGGAACTCAAAAAAGCATATCCAAAGTATAATTTTGTACCCGTGTATTGGATGGCTACGGAAGACCATGACTTTGAAGAAATCAACTATTTTAATTTTCGTGGAAAAAAGTTAAAGTGGAACAAAAATGCATCTGGTGCGGTAGGACATTTAGATACAAAAGGCCTTGATGAAATTTTTGAAGCTTTTTCAAATCAAATAGGAAATAGCACAAATGCCATTGCGTTAAAGCAGCTGTTTGAAAAATCATATTTAGAGCATGATAATTTAGCCGATGCTACCCGATATTTGGCAAATGAACTTTTTGGTTCGGAAGGTTTGGTGATTGTAGATGGTGATGATAAGAGTTTAAAAAGTCTTTTAGTCCCTTATGCGGAGAAAGATATTTTTGATAATCTGGCACATAAAAAAGTATCGGAAACCGTAACGGAGTTTGATGCCCTTGACCAAAATTATGGCGTGCAGGTAAACCCGCGTGAAATCAACTACTTTTATTTAAAAGATGGTCTTCGGGAGCGCATAGTAGGGCAGGACGACACCTATTTTATAAACGATACCGAAATCCATTTTACCAAAGAAGAGCTCCAGAAGGAGTTGAAGGAACATCCTGAACGATTTTCCCCCAACGTAATTGCAAGACCATTATACCAAGAAGTTATCTTGCCTAACCTCTGTTATATTGGTGGAGGAGGCGAAATAGCCTATTGGTTGGAATTGAAAGCCATGTTTGAGGCTATGCAAGTACCCTTTCCTGTTTTGTTACTTAGGAATTCAGTCTTAATTATTACCGAGAAACAAACGGAAAAGTTGATTAAAATGAACCTCTCCGTAAAAGACCTTTTCTTAAAGCAAAGTAGCTTTATCAATAAAAAGATAAGGGAAATATCCAATATTGATATTGATTTTTCGGCTCAAAAACAACTTCTTGAAGAGCAGTTCAAAGGTATGTATGAATTAGCGGAACAGACCGATGCTTCATTTTTAGGCGCGGTAAAGGCGCAAGAGGTAAAACAAAAGAAAGGTCTGGACCATCTAGAAAAAAGACTGCTGCAAGCTCAGAAGCGTAAACTGAAGGATCATGTTCTCCGCATGACCGAAATTCAGAACGAACTTTTTCCAAATAAATCGCTGCAAGAGCGGAATGTGAATTTTTCTGAACTTTATTTGGAATTAGGGGAGAACTTGGTTCCAATGCTTCTTGACACGTTGCAGCCCTTACAGCAAGAGTTTACCATTATAAAAACATAA
- a CDS encoding pyridoxamine 5'-phosphate oxidase family protein, whose translation MTSTFWNETLAEIRKGITERGHPFRFFTLASTGQSGAPNQRTVVFRHFNDDLSLVFYTDERSPKVSQIQKNDTVSLLFYHPGKLLQITIEGKASEVTDPQILKEYWSHVPDGNKKDYTTHIAPGSTIKAPDTLEYLNGDHHFCAIQIEPTNIEYLKIKQPNHIRVLFSRTNESWLGEFLTP comes from the coding sequence ATGACTTCTACTTTTTGGAACGAAACGCTAGCCGAAATAAGAAAAGGAATTACCGAGAGAGGCCACCCATTTAGGTTTTTCACCTTAGCTTCTACAGGGCAGTCAGGAGCTCCAAACCAACGCACCGTAGTTTTTAGACATTTTAATGACGATTTAAGTTTGGTATTTTATACGGATGAACGCTCGCCAAAAGTCTCACAAATTCAAAAAAACGACACGGTTAGTCTATTGTTCTATCACCCAGGAAAGCTTTTACAGATTACTATAGAAGGAAAAGCCTCAGAAGTTACGGACCCGCAAATATTAAAGGAGTACTGGAGCCATGTACCTGATGGCAATAAAAAGGATTACACCACTCATATTGCTCCAGGAAGCACTATAAAAGCACCGGACACTTTAGAATATTTAAATGGTGACCACCATTTTTGCGCCATACAAATTGAGCCCACAAATATTGAGTACCTAAAAATAAAACAACCCAACCACATACGGGTACTTTTTTCTAGAACCAATGAATCATGGCTGGGAGAATTTTTAACGCCTTAA
- a CDS encoding carboxypeptidase-like regulatory domain-containing protein — protein MTQHVIKLKKKYIVSGYLTESGSGKHLMGVSVYVPELKLGSTTNDYGFFSLTLPEGNHEVIISYIGYGNEKRKTKLSPLR, from the coding sequence ATCACCCAACACGTAATAAAGCTGAAAAAAAAATATATAGTTAGTGGGTATCTTACGGAAAGTGGAAGCGGGAAACATCTCATGGGAGTTTCCGTTTATGTTCCCGAACTAAAGTTGGGCTCCACTACAAATGACTACGGGTTTTTCTCTTTGACACTTCCCGAAGGAAACCACGAAGTAATCATTTCTTACATTGGTTACGGAAATGAAAAACGGAAGACAAAACTTTCTCCGTTACGTTAA
- the guaA gene encoding glutamine-hydrolyzing GMP synthase, translated as MQNNVLILDFGSQYTQLIARRVRELNIYCEIKPYNKLPDDLSSYKAVILSGSPFSVRADDAPHPDLSQIRGKKPLLAVCYGAQYLAHFGGGNVAPSNTREYGRANLSYIKSDEAFFEGVSEGSQVWMSHSDTIQTLPDYGVVLASTNDVKHAAYKIENESTYAIQFHPEVYHSKDGKKILENFLVNIADVAQTWTPDAFVDLTVAELKQKIGNDKVVLGLSGGVDSTVAAVLLHKAIGKNLYCIFVNNGLLRKNEFQDVLDQYEHMGLNVKGVDASARFLDALAGESDPEKKRKIIGKIFIDVFDDEAHLVKDVKWLAQGTIYPDVIESVSATGGPSATIKSHHNVGGLPDFMKLKVVEPLKMLFKDEVRRVGKSMAIGDERLGRHPFPGPGLAIRILGDITPEKVSILQEVDHIFIQGLRDWGLYDKVWQAGAMLLPVNSVGVMGDERTYEKCVALRAVESTDGMTADWVNLPYEFLQKTSNDIINKVPGVNRVVYDISSKPPATIEWE; from the coding sequence ATGCAAAACAACGTCCTTATCCTAGACTTCGGTTCTCAGTACACACAACTCATCGCTAGAAGGGTTAGAGAACTCAATATTTACTGTGAAATAAAGCCGTATAACAAGCTTCCAGACGATTTGTCGTCTTATAAAGCTGTAATCTTATCAGGTTCGCCTTTTTCGGTGCGGGCAGATGATGCTCCCCATCCTGATTTGTCGCAAATAAGGGGTAAAAAACCTTTGTTGGCAGTTTGTTATGGTGCGCAATATCTGGCTCACTTCGGTGGAGGTAATGTTGCTCCGTCAAACACAAGAGAATACGGTCGTGCAAATCTGTCTTATATTAAGTCTGATGAAGCTTTTTTTGAAGGTGTTTCAGAAGGGAGCCAAGTGTGGATGAGCCATAGTGATACCATTCAGACACTTCCTGATTACGGAGTGGTTTTGGCAAGTACAAACGATGTTAAACATGCTGCGTATAAAATTGAAAACGAGAGTACTTATGCTATTCAATTTCATCCAGAGGTTTATCACTCTAAAGACGGTAAAAAAATACTGGAAAACTTCCTGGTAAACATTGCAGATGTTGCTCAAACCTGGACGCCAGATGCGTTTGTGGATTTGACGGTTGCGGAGTTGAAACAAAAGATTGGAAATGATAAAGTGGTGTTGGGTCTCTCCGGTGGCGTTGATTCTACGGTTGCAGCTGTGCTTCTTCATAAGGCTATTGGAAAGAACCTCTACTGTATTTTTGTAAATAACGGACTTCTTAGAAAGAACGAATTTCAAGATGTACTGGATCAGTACGAGCATATGGGGCTTAATGTAAAGGGTGTTGATGCTTCGGCACGCTTTTTGGATGCACTTGCGGGAGAAAGTGATCCTGAAAAGAAACGCAAGATTATTGGCAAGATTTTTATAGACGTTTTTGATGATGAGGCCCATCTTGTAAAGGATGTTAAGTGGCTTGCTCAAGGAACGATATATCCAGATGTTATAGAATCCGTTTCTGCAACAGGTGGACCCTCGGCAACAATAAAGAGTCATCATAACGTAGGTGGTTTACCGGATTTTATGAAGTTAAAAGTAGTTGAGCCTTTAAAGATGTTATTTAAGGATGAAGTTCGTCGCGTAGGTAAGAGTATGGCTATAGGTGATGAGCGCTTGGGAAGACACCCATTTCCAGGTCCTGGACTCGCAATTCGTATTTTGGGTGACATTACGCCAGAAAAGGTGTCTATATTACAGGAGGTAGATCATATTTTCATTCAAGGCTTACGTGATTGGGGTCTTTATGATAAGGTTTGGCAGGCCGGAGCAATGCTTTTACCCGTAAATAGTGTAGGGGTAATGGGTGATGAGCGCACTTATGAAAAATGTGTAGCTTTGCGAGCCGTAGAAAGTACGGACGGTATGACTGCTGACTGGGTGAATTTACCTTACGAATTCTTGCAAAAGACATCAAACGATATTATCAACAAAGTGCCAGGTGTAAATAGGGTTGTTTATGATATAAGCTCAAAACCACCGGCAACCATTGAATGGGAATAA